The DNA sequence TAGACATACATAGGCAGAAAATTGATTTGGCAGATGACTCGGGGATCATGTCTAGATCCACAATTGAGTTAATGGGTAGGCAGACTAGTGGGATAGAAAACCTGAGTTGTTTGACCCAAGATGTTAGGAACTATCTCTGCACTAAAAGACAGCGTGCCTTGACATATGGTGAAGCAGGTAGTTTGATGAAGTACTTTGTTACCCAAACTAAGAACAACCTATCTTTCACATACTCGTTTCAACTGAATAGTGAAGAACAAATAACTAACATATTTTGGGCTGATCCAAAGATGATCATTGACTACGCACATTTTGGAGATGTAATCAGCTTTGACACTACATTTTGCACTAACAAAGAGTGTAGGTCGTTTGGGTTGTTTGCTGGATTCAATCATCATAGAGGGTGCACTGTATTCGGGGCTGCATTTTTATGTGATGAGACAGTGGAATCTTTCGAATGGCTGTTTGAGGTATTCACTGAAGCACATGGTGGAAAGAAGCCTAAAACTATATTCACGGATTAAGACAAAGCTATGGCTAGAGCATTAAAAGAAATGTGGCCTCAGACATGGCATGGATTGTGTACTTGGCACTTAATGCAGAATGGCATTACACATTTGGGTCATATGATGAAAGATGGTTTCAAGTTTCTTACAGATTTAAAGAAATGCATATACCAATAcgatgtggaagatgaattcGAGACAACATGGTATAATTTGCTACACGAGTATGATGTTAAGGATAATGCATGGTTGCAACGCATTTATGGTCTTAAAAGTCAATGGTGCTATATCAAAAACACATTCACAATAGGCATTCGAAGTACACAGCTCAGTGAGAGTCTAAACAGTGACTTGAAGGACTATTTGAAGTCAATTTTGGATGTTGTgtaattttttaaacattttgaaagagttcttaacCAGAAGTGTGGTAATGAATTAAAAGCGGAATTTGATGCACGAAATAAGATGCCATGACTTGCAAATTCGATGTCAATTGTACAGAAACAAGTTGGGGAACTCTACACTCTTGTaatttttcagttattttaaGAGGAATATAATTGGATGACTGTTTGCACCATCATAGACCGAAGTAATGGAATGCCCTTCATTAATTTTCGGGTTGGGATTTTTGAAGCAAACTGTGAGTATAAAGTATGTTGTAACCTACTTAAAGGAATTATAGCATGCAGTTGCATGAAATTTGAGACAGATGGTATTCTGTGTTGCCATTGTTTGAAAGTTTTTGATGTGTTAGATATAAAGCGTATTTCTAAATGctatattttgaagagatggACACGGGGAGCAAGAACCATGGTAGTCAATGACAGTAGGGGGAAAGAAGTTGAACTAGATGTCAACTTGGATTGTACACAACGGTATAAGCGTATTTGTCCTGAACTTATTCAAATAGCATCAGAAGCTTCAAATACAATTGAGGGAtacaatttggtgaaagataCTGCGAATGAATTAAGGTTTAAGCTTGGTAATATTAGAATCAACCCAGTTGATTGCCCTGATATGCCAATATTGCCTGATTTCTCCAATGACGTATACAATGGATTATGTTTGAAGTATAAAGAGAAAAGTACAAGAGGTGGTAGACGGTTAAAGAGTTGGgttgaaaaacaaggaaaaaaaaaaaaaaaaagaaaagtggagGGCCAAGTAACAATTAATGATTACAAGAACATCAACCACCGGATGAAGATTGCCTGATGGATAACACATATTCTAGTTACATGTCACTTATGGTGAGTAGGTTTGGATTGTTATAGCGTTATAgtgttgtattttttattttcttagtcaAATCTAGATTGCCTAATATTTAATGTCACTTGCAGGATTCTATTTCCCATATATCATCTCAAGCATCTGTAGCTCATCAATCACTAGATGAAGATTATATTTAGGTTCAGCTAATGAGGACTATTGTTTGTTGCTATTAAATACATCCAGTTAATGTCATGGCTTATTTTTGTGATATTAAAATAGAAAGTTGCATTGGATCCTTATTTTTATGCTTACCAATATATCCAGGATTCTTATTATTTCTATTGATTTTTAGCCTCTGTTgtactaacaatctttttttgtaggtaaggagtctttagctcaaaatggtagagcacctgggttaGTActcaggttatggtggttcgaatccaccaagacttcaAAATGTGTCCGCAATGTTCCATACTCTTTTTGTGGATGGATAAATTTGCTGGGCTTTGGAACTCCAGTCTACGATGAAATCCTATCCAAATTCTAAGGCAATTGGCTCAACCCATATTGGTATGTCAGATAGTCTTTTATTTAAACTATATTGAGTGCACATTGCAGTTTCagtcctttatttatttatttattttgctgtCAAGGCTTAGTCATGAGTTCTTTTGTTACTTATGGTCTTGGCTGGGTTTGCTTCAAATAAGATGGCCTTGGCACTCTCTTGTTACTTTTGGTCTTAATGCTATTGGTTCCATTGTTAACTAGAAGGTGAAGGTGTATTCTGTTTGTGATTCTAGGAAGTCATAGTACAACTTTGTAATGTTTTTAAtgcctaaggttatcttttagATATTGGATAAGTCATAGTACAACATTTTGGGCTTTTGGCCATGATGCTTGAGGTCTTTCCTAACCATTTGTTTTTTGATTAGATATGTATTTGATCTCTAGTGGAAAGGGGCATCACCTGTTGTAAAGGATCAATTGAtaacatatatttaattatccaatatttaattattattgccAATCTTATATGCTGCTATGGTGGAGTTATTGGTTTTTTAACTTTGCAGGGGAAGGGGTTAGTTTGGGAATCTGATCTGAAGTGGAATGGGGCATCACCTGTTGTATGGCATGTCACTTTAGTCTTATACTGCCTGTTATTTATCCAGAAAAAAtatactaaaataaaatcttatttCTAGATTCATTAATTGTAGTCCACGGAAACCTACATATGCATCAATTATATTTTGACTCTGTGTCAAGCTATTGATCTATCACAGGTACTACCACTCAAGATGTCTCTATTATAACAATGTGGAAATCATGAGTGATACAGTATCAAACTTCCGTAGTGTGACAAACTACCCTTTGCATGAGAATCTCGAAGGAGCTTTCTTAAAACATCTATGGTGGCATTGGTTAATTGAATGGAATTGGACTTGCCCTGATTTCTACCCAGATCTAGGCAAGAACTGCAGTTTGTATAAATGGTATGATAGTGAATTAGCCATGACAGGAGAGCCTAACCTATTCTAATCTGAAGGGTGGCATATCAGTTGGAGATAAGatgattagtttccatttttacttCAACTAGGTCACTACCTGCAGATCCCAATCAAAGCAAGTTGGTCTGTATCTGTTCCTTCGGCGCTGGTTACTGGTTCTAATCCAGAGATGCATTTGTGTTTGTATTTTCAATCATCACAATCTACATGGAACAGGGACTATTGGAACGTGGTATGAAGCTTGACATCTTTCTTCCGGGGAATGAGGTTCCGGACTGGTTCATCCATCAGTGCGTGGGGCCTTCAATATCATTTGTACTTCTACCTTGCAATCATAAGATCCTGGGGTTGACAGTCTGTGCTGTATATGCTACCAACAAAGAAGCTGATAAGGTCACTATTTTTGATGGAGACAAGCACACTGGTCCTCCTTCAGCTAAAATCAATGTTGGAAGCAACAATGGTGTGGCCTATTGTCCAAATGTCAAAGATATTCCTATTACTCATCAAGATCACATATGGGTTTTCCAGGTTCCAGGTactgcatttggaaattgaTTGGAAGGTGGGGTTGGCATTAAGGTTTCAATAGAAATAAGGAAGCCACTCAAGGTGAAGAAGTGTGGGATCCATCTTCAATACCAGGAAATAAATGGGAAGGTACCTCAACTATGCAATGGAGAAGCCATTCAACATGCCAGTGTTGTTGATATGTCAGCAGTAGCTAAGCTGAACTCTAAAACCAAGAGAGGCCATATTGACATCGAGTCAGGACCCAGTAATGGCATACCTAATGGGGACCAAGAAACCAGACGGTTGAGGACTGAATCTGATCCAACCATGTATTGAGCTTGGTTCAGTGGAGTATGAAATTACTCTTGAAGAAACTACATTGATTTCATTTAGGCATGCAACACTTGAATTAGCTACCTCCATCTGAGTTATTCATTTGTCAGTTCATGCGCATGCAGGAAGAGATGTATTTCTGTACCTTCCCTTGAGGATTTTGCCTATCTTTTAGAAGCTGATGGCTTTCCATACCCTGACAATCCATTGGAGTGAATATGGTTGCTCATTTGCTATCAGAGGCATTCATGGTATGCATGTGGTTGAAGCTTGTATTAACATTGTTCTGGTATTCATGGTATGCATGTGGTTGAGAATCAAGGATGGGAACCAAGATGAGGATGAAGACATCATATATAGTATCATTTCCAGAGATTTGCAATTGGGATCCATTGTGGTTACATATGTGGAGCTGATCATGTGAGGATATCCATAACTGGCCTAGACCAACCCAGTGGCCATGTTGTGGATGCATATCTAGACTACCATAATCCATTGAATCTGTGTGTACTGTCATATTCATGTAGTAAGGATACCATTGGAGGATCCAAGATATGACTGCCCCTACTCCAACTAGACTGGGACAGCCAGGAGGCTCGAACTTCTTGtgatttagaatcttgattGCCCATGTACTAACAAGTGCTTTTCTCAATTGCTATAAGGATTGCAATGAACGATGATGAGAGATTCTAATTCACTAATCCTCCTCgttataaggaaaaaaaaataaaaatcaatgcAATGCATATTATGTCTGAagaaaaaattcatattttttttgcttctctcTTTCCTAGAGTTTTGTATACAAGAGACTCTAGAGTTCACAAGAAATACCAGGTaaacagaataaaaaataaaaggaaaaaagaactaaaataaaatctcaGCCATCATAATGCTGCAACATAACTGTCATTAGCAGCCTTAGAAATCAAATTCTCCATTGGCCTGTAATGTTCATTTCACAAATATCAGAAGAGGAAAGGTAATTATAACAcatgcatagttttgtatactgTGAACAGCTGCAGTCATTGTAAACGCTGACACTTGAAACATTGTCCATAGAGTTTAGTCTTTAGACTCGAGCATATATCTAAGGGATTGAAAGTGTAGCAGCATCATTAATTTTTACCTCAGCAGTCCAGAGCTAGAGCATGCCAAACAAAGGCTAAAGCCGCAAACTTTCCTAGAAATACATAACTGAACCTTGAAAATGCAATTTCATCAAtagaaactattaaaaaaaaaaaaaagaaacccaactcTTGGTAAACCAGCAGAACCATATGACAGCAGTAGAACACATTAACCCATCTTTCAAAGTCTTGGTGTatttgaaccaccataacctgggcattagcccagatgctctaccattttgagctaaagactttttacctacaaaaaagattgttagtacATTATAGTAATAAGGAAATAATCATAACAATAACCCGACATATGATTGTTACATGACGGAACCAACTTCATTAACGAAACAGTAGTTCTATTTACAAGGACGTTACATAGAAGACATAGCATGAAAGAATTAACACCCAAATACAGAGGAAGATGGttaaaccataataatggtTGAGCAATGACTGATCCACTACTACTTGGTTCCACACTTTTGGACTATAGGGTGGATGACGAATAGCCGAGATTGCCCGTGTGTTcctattaacactttcatttgaATGACATGCTCCTGTGTCTATAGTCTCTGTATAGTTCCTCAACGCTGGATCCAACCAAATGAAAGAGTCCGGATGTTTTTCACCTAATGGACATCTGTAAAATCATCGTCCAGGATTCTTCAACGTTCGAGAAGTCCGGATGACCATCACCCCTTCACCACAGCTACACATCCGCTGTTGTGCATCCATTTCTATGTAAAATGCAATACCCCTAAGAGAagcttacataaaaaaaaaaggctccaatagtgacaaaaaaaatctaattgacATGGATGTAATGCTTAAATTAATATGATATAAGCGAAGATGTCAAAaggaaactattaaaaaaaaaaaaattaaaggcagAGAGCAAACATGAAGGTGTGGTATCAAGTGAAAGGCATATGATGAGtctttcaataaaaaataaaaataaactctCTTTCACTTCAATGCAAGAGATACTTAGCCATGTCCACATTGATCCCTAACTCTCCACAAGAATGTTTGACACAACTTTGGACATGTAAGAAATCAACGGGGAATTACAAACCCTTTTCCCCTAATATTTCAGTAGTCAAAACCACAGAGAAAAGGATGCAATCAAAAAATTCTATTAAAAATTGGTGATCCAGGTAAAGCAATACTTGGTATGGTTTTGATGGGGATTTAATCGTAcacttaattaattaaaaaaaaaaaattgacataaCAAATACATCCACAAGATTGCATAAAAATGAAGGAGCTGTTCTTCATACCTTTGCAGTGAAGAAGAAATGTTGTCGTAGCAGAGAGCGACGAatagagagagagtcgagagcgTGGAACAGATCGAGAGAGTAGGGAGCGACGAatagagggagagtcgaga is a window from the Macadamia integrifolia cultivar HAES 741 chromosome 5, SCU_Mint_v3, whole genome shotgun sequence genome containing:
- the LOC122078010 gene encoding protein FAR1-RELATED SEQUENCE 5-like, coding for MKICLVDDGKYKCCDFVREHNHELHITSTVHMLRSQRNMLDIHRQKIDLADDSGIMSRSTIELMGRQTSGIENLSCLTQDVRNYLCTKRQRALTYGEAGSLMKYFVTQTKNNLSFTYSFQLNSEEQITNIFWADPKMIIDYAHFGDVISFDTTFCTNKECRSFGLFAGFNHHRGCTVFGAAFLCDETVESFEWLFENGITHLGHMMKDGFKFLTDLKKCIYQYDVEDEFETTWYNLLHEYDVKDNAWLQRIYGLKSQWCYIKNTFTIGIRSTQLSESLNSDLKDYLKSILDVV